A genome region from Carya illinoinensis cultivar Pawnee chromosome 2, C.illinoinensisPawnee_v1, whole genome shotgun sequence includes the following:
- the LOC122301362 gene encoding 60S ribosomal protein L35 — protein sequence MARIKVHELRQKTKADLLSQLKDLKAELALLRVAKVTGGAPNKLSKIKVVRLSIAQVLTVISQKQKEALREAYKKKKYLPLDLRPKKTRAIRRRLTKHQASLKTERQKKREMYFPMRKYAIKV from the exons ATGG CGAGAATCAAGGTCCATGAACTGCGTCAGAAAACCAAGGCGGATCTGCTGAGCCAGCTCAAGGATCTTAAGGCCGAGCTTGCCCTCCTGCGCGTCGCCAAGGTCACCGGCGGTGCACCCAACAAGCTCTCCAAGAT AAAGGTGGTGAGGCTGTCGATTGCGCAGGTGTTGACGGTGATTTCCCAGAAGCAGAAGGAGGCTCTGAGAGAAGCttacaagaagaagaaataccTACCCCTCGATCTGCGTCCCAAGAAGACCAGGGCCATTCGTAGAAGGCTCACCAAACACCAG GCATCATTGAAGACTGAACGacagaagaagagagagatgtaTTTTCCCATGAGGAAGTATGCTATCAAGGTGTAG